The nucleotide sequence TCAGCGCGTTTCTTAGTGGGCGCAAACTCAGGTCAAACGATTTCGGTTAATCTTTCATCTCAGGCATTAGTGCGCGCTGGTGTTGATGGGTTCAGTGCGACAGGTCTTGGAATAACGACTTCTGACGTGTTAACTGAAACTAATGCCTCTGCATTGCTAACTTCCGTAGATAATGCCATCTCGGCAATTGGTGGCCTGCGTGCAGATTTAGGTGCTTTACAGAATCGTTTCCAATCAACAATCAGAAACTTAAGTAACATTTCTGAGAACGTATCAGCGGCAAGATCGCGCATTAAAGATACGGATTTTGCCACCGAAACGGCAGAGTTGAGCCGTAACCAAATCCTTCAACAGGCGAGTACAACTATACTTGCTCAGGCGAACCAGCGTCCACAAGCTGCGCTATCGCTACTAGGTTAATTTCTATTAGGCGTTTAATGGGAAGGAGTTGAGAGGCCATCCCCCAAGAAAGGTTGGCGGCCAATAAGGCCGCCCCTTTTAAGAAAATGCCGACTAACAGGACTAAGAGTGTAGAAGTGTTGGTTGAGAGGCCAGTTTATCCTACTAAGTACGCTGCCAGCCGACAGAAACTGAATTTGCTCAATCTCCTAACGTGAGCAAATTGGCCGAGATTTATGTCTCGGCCTTTTTTTGTTTTTCACCGAAACATCCCGCCAATTTCAAGCTTTCCACTGAGCAATATCGAAAGCTCAATTTTTAAATGCATGATAAATGCCAATATTAAACATATGCATTAATCACAACGCTACCAACCCCTGGGCTTTTTCTGATGACAGCCTGCCGATATTCATGAAAATTCATCATGGCCGTACCACACATGCCGAACATCAGCATAATAATAGGGTTTTCTCGTGGAATAGAAAAGACTGTGTCTATGGCTTTTACTCACCAGCAAGCCGTTTCTTGCGCCTTTTCCAACTAAAGTTTATTAAATTTTTATTGATTTAAATTATTTTAAATCAATGGGTTATGCATGCTCTTTGTTTTTCTTTCAAAAAAAATCAAAAAAAAGCTAAAGAAGTTAAAGTGTTGGCCGATACCTTTAGTTGAGGGGTAATTTAATTTACTTATTGAGAGGGATTGGTAGGGAGTAGTGACCCAGCCAATTTGAACTGGTTGGATTTAATGGTAGCACTGTCTCCATCGAATCCCTAGGAGGTAATCTAATGTCTTTATTTGTTAATACTAATGTATCAGCGCTAAACGCTCAACGTCAGCTTTTTGACGTGAATGATCGTTTAAATACATCTTTTGAAAGATTGTCATCTGGGTTTAGGATCAACAGTGCAGCAGACGATGCAGCAGGTCTTCAAATTTCAGATCGTCTTACGTCACAAGTACAGGGCTTGAACCAAGCTGTACGTAACGCGAATGACGCCATTTCTCTAACACAAACTGCCGAAGGCGCACTGGGTGAGGTAACCACAAGCCTACAACGCATTCGCCAGTTAGCGGTACAATCTCAAAACGGGATCAACAGTGACTCAGACCGTGAAGCGCTTCAAAAAGAAGTGACTGCACTACGTACTGAAATTTCTCGTATTGCGACCACCACACAGTTCGGTAACGTGAATGTACTCGACGGCAACTTCTCTGCAAAGTTTTTAGTAGGTGCTAACGAAGGCCAAACTATCTCTGTGAATTTATCGTCGACTAACCTTGGTCAAATTGGTGGTTTTAGTGCCACCGGCTTGGGAATTGTCAGTAACGATATCTCAACTGCCGACGGTGCTTCGGCGCTGCTAGGTGATGTTGATGCGGCAATTTCGGGTATTGGTGCGGTTCGTGCGGATTTAGGTGCGCTTCAAAACCGTTTCCAGTCTACCATTCGCAACTTGAGTAACATCAGCGAAAACCTATCTGCTGCACGTTCGCAAATTATGGATACAGACTTTGCCTCTGAAACGGCCGAGTTAACGCGAAATCAGATTGTTCAGCAGGCATCAATATCTGTACTAAGTCAGGCAAACCAGCGTCCACAAGCTGCGCTATCTTTGCTTGGATAAGCTATAATACAAACTAACCTTAGTTGAGATGTAACGGGTGCTTGCTGAATGGCGGGGGCCCGTTTTGTCGTTTCATAAGGGGGAATATACGTATGGATATAGTCAATAATCAAAGTGGCCAAGATTTTGCTATTAAAAGTAGTTTAAGTAATAGCAATAAAAACATATCTGTTGCGGCTGATGACGAGTCTCAAGTAAGCAAAGCTGAGCGTGACAAGCAGGCATCAGGGTCAACAGATGTTAATGAGCAGGCGTTCCAAGACAGCAAAGAATCTGAAAAAGCGGTTAAAATTCTTCAAGCTAATGGTGACACTGCCGATAACGTCACTGTAGAGAGGAATGAAATTGCCCTTGAGACGGCAATTGAAGATGTCGAATCATTCATACAAATGCAAAATCGCAATTTAGCGTTTTCCATTGATGAAGATACGGATCGCGCGGTAGTAACAGTAAGAGACTCTGATTCTGGCGACGTTATCAGACAAATACCTTCTGAAGAAGTTTTGGCGCTCGCTGAGCGTATTCAAGATTTACAGCAGGATGTTGGTACTAGTGTAGGCGTATTCATCGACAACCAGGTTTAATGAGGTGACGTATGACAATTCAGTCGTTAGGCGTAGGTTCAGGTTTAGCATTAGATGACCTAGTTCAACAGTTGCTAGAGGCCGAACGTGCGCCCAAAGATGCAAGGTTGAATGAAAAAGAAGAGCGGATTGAAGCTGAGATTTCTGGCCTAGGTCAAATCAAATCGAAGCTATCGGCGTTTGAAGACTCTGTAGATGAGTTGAGAAGTGATGCCGATATAAATGGTCGTGAGCCTACTATTAGCAACCCCTCTGAAGACGATGATGTTTTGTCAGCGGAAGCCTCAAATTCTGCACTACGGGGTAGCTACGAAATCACCGTAGAACAACTTGCCTCTGGTAGCCGAATTACAACTGATGACGGTGCGTTCACATCGTCCACCGACGCAGTCTTAAGCACAGGCGCGGGTTCGTTAACGTTTGATGTGGGTGGCAGCGATAGCTTCACTATCGACGTCACCGCAGGAATGACGCTTACCGAGCTTCGCGAAGCGATTAATAACGCAGACGACAATTTTGGTGTTACCGCGAATATTATTGATACCGGCACAAGTGCTGGCCCACGTCTTGTGTATTCTTCAAGTGAAACTGGTGAAGGTAACGACCTTGTTATTACCAACGATACAGGTGCGGCTGAACTAGACAGGCTTTCTACCACTGGCGGTACCGGAAATATTAGTGCAGCTAACATACAGTCTGCGCAAAATGCCATTGCTTACATTGATGGCATCGAAGTTCAAAGTGAATCAAACGAGTTCGAAAACACCATTCAAAACGTGTCATTTGAAGTTAATGAAGTTTCACCCAAAGATGCCAATGGTGACTTACTGGCGACCACGTTGGATATTGGCTACGACAAAGAAGGGTTAGAAGAAAAAATTCGCGCCTTTGTCGAGAATTACAATTCGTTGATTGATGAAATAGACACGCTCACTCGTTATGGTGAATCTGAACTTGAAGAAGATGGTGCGCTTGCCGGTGATTCATTGCTACGGGGTATTCAAACAACCATGGCCAATATTGTCGGGGGGAATGTTAGCGCCTCTGCTCTAGGTGGGCTATTTCAAGTGGGCATTGAATTCAACGACGATGGCAAACTTGAAATAGGCACAACCGACTTCGGCCTTGGTACTGGTGAAGACCGATTAGAAGACGCGCTAGAAGACAATTTTGATGAAATTGCGAAATTATTTACCGACGAAAACGAAGGTATAGCAACGCGATTGTATGAATTTGCTGATGAATACACTTCCTATGGAGGCCTTATCAGCTTGCGAGAGCAAACGGCCAAAGATAATCGAGAAGAGCTTTACGACGAACGAGAAACCTTAGAGCTTAGAATGCAAAGTTACGAAGATACGCTTCGTGGTAAATATTTGAATCTCGACCAAACCGTTGCGCAATTAAATCAAACGAGCTCAGCCTTGCTGGCATCGTTAGGTTAAGAATATACTGGAGTATCTTATGTCACTAAAAGGTATTAATGCCTACAAGAAGGGGAACATCAAACAGGATGTGGCAACAGCCGATCCTCACAAGTTAACCTTAATGTTATTGCAAGGCGCATTGGACCGTATAGCGTACGCTAAAGGGGCCACAGAGCGAAAAGAGTTTGCGACGAAAGCTGACTATATTTCTAAGGCCAGCGCAATTATCATGCATTTAAGAGACACCTTGGACATTAAAATTGGTGGTGAAGTGGCCGAAAATATGTTCGCTTTGTATAATTATATGCTTGAGCGGTTAGGGGATGCTCACGTCAAGAACGACTTGAAAATACTTGACGAAGTGTCTAGCCTGTTATCACCCATTCGAGACGCTTGGGTTCAAATTCCTGAAGAAGCGAAGCAGGAAGCCTTTGAAGCTCAGCGTCAAAAACGACAAGCTGTGTGAATAATTCCGTTTTAAACCATCCCTACACGCCAGCGGCGCTGCGTGATATTAATGATAAAATTACAGCGCAGCTGGCAGACATTTCAACTGCTGATTTTTCTGAAATAAACCGTCTTATAAAGGAACGTGATACGTTGATAAGGGCACACCTTAGTCAAGTGCATGGTGGCGCGAAAGAAGCGTTTGCAAATCACGAATTAGATGTAAATAATAAACTAAGGGATTTGGCGCAAAATTTGCGTGACTCAACTAAGGATGAGGTGACGCGAATAGTTCGAGGCAAGGCTGCAATAAAGAAATATAAGTAAGCTTTAACGCCCACTCGCGCAGCCATTTTTGGATTATTTTTGCGCAAGACTTAAACGTGGCGTTCTTAGATACGCTATAAAAATTAAAAGATAGTGAGAGCCTCGAAATGGCAGATTTTAATAATAAATCTATTTTAATTACTGGAGGGACTGGCTCTTTCGGTAACCAATTCGTTCGTTATTTATTAGACAATTATTCCCCCAAAAAAATTATCATTTATTCGCGCGACGAGCTTAAACAGTTTGAAATGCAACAGCGTTTTTCCCAACCATGCATGCGTTATTTTATTGGTGACGTGAGAGACAAAGAACGAATTAAAACAGCCATGAAGGACGTGGATTACGTTGTTCATGCTGCCGCACTAAAGCAAGTCCCTGCAGCAGAATATAACCCTAACGAATGTATTAAAACCAATATTAATGGTGCGCAAAACGTTATTGACGCTGCCATTTTCAATAATGTTTCTCGTATTGTGGCATTATCTACAGACAAAGCGGCAAATCCTGTGAACTTATACGGTGCGACAAAGTTAGCTTCCGATAAGTTGTTTGTCGCAGCGAATAACATCTCTGGTGCAACAGGACCGCGGTTTTCAGTAGTTCGATACGGCAACGTGGTAGGCTCAAGAGGCTCAGTGGTGCCTTTTTACAGGAAGCTGTTGCAAGAGGGGGAAAGCTCCTTGCCCGTCACACACCCTGAAATGACACGGTTTTGGATCACGCTAGACGAGGGGGTTCAGTTTGTCGTGAAAAGCTTCTCTCGTATGCAAGGTGGCGAAGTATTTGTGCCCAAAATTCCCTCAGTTCGAATCGTTGATTTGGTTGAGGCAATGAGTGGAAAGAAAGACTACCACGTCATTGGTATTCGCCCAGGTGAAAAGCTGCACGAGATCATGGTTCCAGAGGAAATGGCACATCATACTGTAGAATTTGATGACCATTTTGTTATCGCGCCTGCCATTACTTTCTTTGATAAAAATTTGGACTATTTTCACAATAAGTTAGGTGAAAAGGGCGTGCCTTCTAAAAGTAAATTTGAGTACCACTCTGGTACTAATTCACATTTCCTCAGTGTCGATGAATTAAAGGAACTCGACAAGGTAACGCTATGATACCGTATGGAAAGCATTCGATATTTCCTGAGGATATAGAGGCGGTTACAAAAGTTCTTCAAGATGGATTCTTGACCCAGGGCGAACAAACTCCCTTATTTGAAAAAGCGGTGAGCAACTATACTGGCGCGCGCTACGGGGTGGCTTGTAATAGCGGTACCTCGGGTTTACACATCGCGTGTTTAGCTGCGGGGGTAAGTAGAGGGGATTTAGTCTGGACTGTACCTAATTCATTTGCTGCGTCAGCGAACTGCGCTCGCTACTGCGGCGCCGATGTGGATTTCGTCGATATCGATCCCCTTACACGTAACCTTAGTGTTAGTGCCCTTGAGGATAAGCTTAAAGTCGCGATAAAGAACAGGCGACTCCCTAAATTACTCATCGTCGTCCACTTTGCTGGTAGCAGTTGTGATATGGCGGCCATTGCGAAGCTTACTACACCACTAGGCATTGCCTTAATTGAAGATGCGGCGCATGCTCTTGGTGGAAAAGACAGTGAAGGCAATAAGGTGGGTGCATGTAAGTACTCACTAATGAGTGTGTTAAGCTTTCATCCGGTAAAATCTATCACTAGCGCTGAAGGGGGCATGGTGGTGACGAACGATGAAAAAGTCGCTACCCTTTTATGTCGATATAGAAGCCACGGTATTTCAAGAGGCCCTCACCTTTTTGAAGAGGCACACTTGGATGAGCCTTGGTTTTATGCGCAATACGAATTAGGTTTTAATTACAGATTAAGTGATCTTCATGCGGTACTTGGGTTATCTCAGTTAAATCGTTTAGACGAATTTGTTTCGTTACGACGAGGCTTAGCGCAGCGCTACAATACGCTACTTGATTCTTTGCCTGTGAAAAAGCCAATTTTCGACGAAAACAGTGCATGGCACCTGTACATGATTGAAGTGCCAGAGCATGACCGAAAGCGGGTATTTAACCAAATGCGTGAACGGGGAGTGGGGGTTAACGTACATTATATTCCCATTCACTTACACCCTTACTATCGCAATCTAGGTTTCAAAGTCGGCCAGTTTCCAAATGCAGAGCAATACTATAGCCATGCTTTAACGCTTCCACTCTATCCTAGCCTTAAGCAGGAAGAACAACATTTTGTGGTATCCCAGTTAGAAGAGATATTACTGTGATCGTAGCCGTTATTCCCGCTAGAGGCGGCAGTAAACGCATTAAAAACAAAAATATTCGCCCGTTTGCGGGTAAACCGCTTATCTCCTATTCCTTAACCGCTGCGCAACAGGCTGCTATTTTCGATGATATTATCGTTTCCACTGATTCGGATGATATTGCAGAGGTTGCCCGTGATCACGGTGCGACCTGTATCATTAAGCGTTCCCCCACGTTGTCTGATGACTATACAGGCACAACACCCGTTGTTCGTGATGCCATTGAGCAGTATGAAAAATTGTCAGGCAGTAAGGTGACGTATGTTTGCTGCATCTATGCCACGGCGCCCTTTTTATCTTCTGATGCGCTGCTTGCTGGTTATCATCAGTTAACACAAGCTCCTGCTGCAAAATTCGCATTCTCTGTGACATCGTATGCTTTTCCTATACAGCGCGCGATAAAAATAGTCGGAGAAGGAGTTGAACCCGTGTCGCCCGAAAATATGGGCGCGCGTTCACAAGATTTAGATGAGTGCTATCATGATGCGGGTCAATTTTACTGGGGAACGAAGAGAGCCTGGTTAGACCAAGCCGGTATGTTTAAAGCGCATAGCTGCCCTGTAGTCATACCTCGCTACTTAGTTCAAGATATTGATACACATGAAGATTGGATAAGAGCCGAGCTTATGTATCGCGCTTATATAAAAGACAATGAAAATGACTAATTGGCAACACGAATCGATTAACATTGGTGGTCGGCTTGTTGGCGCAGACCACCCTCCCTTTATTATTGCTGAGTTAAGCGGCAATCATAGCCAGTCACTTGCTACTGCAAGAGAGATGGTGAAAGCAGCCGCCCAAAGTGGAGCCCATGCAATAAAGTTACAGACTTATACTGCCGACAGTATGACGCTTGATGTCACTAGCGAAGGGTTTGTCATAGAA is from Alteromonas australica and encodes:
- a CDS encoding flagellin N-terminal helical domain-containing protein, whose protein sequence is MSLFVNTNVSALNAQRQLFDVNDRLNTSFERLSSGFRINSAADDAAGLQISDRLTSQVQGLNQAVRNANDAISLTQTAEGALGEVTTSLQRIRQLAVQSQNGINSDSDREALQKEVTALRTEISRIATTTQFGNVNVLDGNFSAKFLVGANEGQTISVNLSSTNLGQIGGFSATGLGIVSNDISTADGASALLGDVDAAISGIGAVRADLGALQNRFQSTIRNLSNISENLSAARSQIMDTDFASETAELTRNQIVQQASISVLSQANQRPQAALSLLG
- a CDS encoding flagellar protein FlaG — encoded protein: MDIVNNQSGQDFAIKSSLSNSNKNISVAADDESQVSKAERDKQASGSTDVNEQAFQDSKESEKAVKILQANGDTADNVTVERNEIALETAIEDVESFIQMQNRNLAFSIDEDTDRAVVTVRDSDSGDVIRQIPSEEVLALAERIQDLQQDVGTSVGVFIDNQV
- the fliD gene encoding flagellar filament capping protein FliD — its product is MTIQSLGVGSGLALDDLVQQLLEAERAPKDARLNEKEERIEAEISGLGQIKSKLSAFEDSVDELRSDADINGREPTISNPSEDDDVLSAEASNSALRGSYEITVEQLASGSRITTDDGAFTSSTDAVLSTGAGSLTFDVGGSDSFTIDVTAGMTLTELREAINNADDNFGVTANIIDTGTSAGPRLVYSSSETGEGNDLVITNDTGAAELDRLSTTGGTGNISAANIQSAQNAIAYIDGIEVQSESNEFENTIQNVSFEVNEVSPKDANGDLLATTLDIGYDKEGLEEKIRAFVENYNSLIDEIDTLTRYGESELEEDGALAGDSLLRGIQTTMANIVGGNVSASALGGLFQVGIEFNDDGKLEIGTTDFGLGTGEDRLEDALEDNFDEIAKLFTDENEGIATRLYEFADEYTSYGGLISLREQTAKDNREELYDERETLELRMQSYEDTLRGKYLNLDQTVAQLNQTSSALLASLG
- the fliS gene encoding flagellar export chaperone FliS: MSLKGINAYKKGNIKQDVATADPHKLTLMLLQGALDRIAYAKGATERKEFATKADYISKASAIIMHLRDTLDIKIGGEVAENMFALYNYMLERLGDAHVKNDLKILDEVSSLLSPIRDAWVQIPEEAKQEAFEAQRQKRQAV
- the pseB gene encoding UDP-N-acetylglucosamine 4,6-dehydratase (inverting), translating into MADFNNKSILITGGTGSFGNQFVRYLLDNYSPKKIIIYSRDELKQFEMQQRFSQPCMRYFIGDVRDKERIKTAMKDVDYVVHAAALKQVPAAEYNPNECIKTNINGAQNVIDAAIFNNVSRIVALSTDKAANPVNLYGATKLASDKLFVAANNISGATGPRFSVVRYGNVVGSRGSVVPFYRKLLQEGESSLPVTHPEMTRFWITLDEGVQFVVKSFSRMQGGEVFVPKIPSVRIVDLVEAMSGKKDYHVIGIRPGEKLHEIMVPEEMAHHTVEFDDHFVIAPAITFFDKNLDYFHNKLGEKGVPSKSKFEYHSGTNSHFLSVDELKELDKVTL
- the pseC gene encoding UDP-4-amino-4,6-dideoxy-N-acetyl-beta-L-altrosamine transaminase, translated to MIPYGKHSIFPEDIEAVTKVLQDGFLTQGEQTPLFEKAVSNYTGARYGVACNSGTSGLHIACLAAGVSRGDLVWTVPNSFAASANCARYCGADVDFVDIDPLTRNLSVSALEDKLKVAIKNRRLPKLLIVVHFAGSSCDMAAIAKLTTPLGIALIEDAAHALGGKDSEGNKVGACKYSLMSVLSFHPVKSITSAEGGMVVTNDEKVATLLCRYRSHGISRGPHLFEEAHLDEPWFYAQYELGFNYRLSDLHAVLGLSQLNRLDEFVSLRRGLAQRYNTLLDSLPVKKPIFDENSAWHLYMIEVPEHDRKRVFNQMRERGVGVNVHYIPIHLHPYYRNLGFKVGQFPNAEQYYSHALTLPLYPSLKQEEQHFVVSQLEEILL
- the pseF gene encoding pseudaminic acid cytidylyltransferase, giving the protein MIVAVIPARGGSKRIKNKNIRPFAGKPLISYSLTAAQQAAIFDDIIVSTDSDDIAEVARDHGATCIIKRSPTLSDDYTGTTPVVRDAIEQYEKLSGSKVTYVCCIYATAPFLSSDALLAGYHQLTQAPAAKFAFSVTSYAFPIQRAIKIVGEGVEPVSPENMGARSQDLDECYHDAGQFYWGTKRAWLDQAGMFKAHSCPVVIPRYLVQDIDTHEDWIRAELMYRAYIKDNEND